DNA from Salvelinus sp. IW2-2015 linkage group LG2, ASM291031v2, whole genome shotgun sequence:
CAAGGAGTTGACGTTGTASCGTCAGGTccattattggcacccttgataaagatgaacaaaaaATGATGTATACAGTAAATCTAAATTCTGTGctatattgttttattattttatatacattgcttagagaaagattttgtttaacaagtaatattttgTTCTAAAAAAGATAATGTCAAAAGTATTTGTACTCTTGTAAATTAATTAATCTCAGTTTAAGGAACTGTATTGTGGCCTTTCgtggcttcctgtttcactggggtataaacaTTAGGTAACATGCATGTAAATTCCTTGTCATCCATCACCATGGGAAAAGGAAAAGAACTCACAAACGAaaagagacatggttgttgaccTTTATAAATCTGGCAATGGCAAAAAAAAAGATACTACCTATTAGGGCAACAATTTAGAAGTTTAAAACCGTTGGAAGAGTGGTAAACTTGCCTAGTATTGGATGCATGTGTATCTTGTccccacgcacagtgaggaaGATGGTTCAGGAGGCAAAAAAAGTAGGAGAATTACAAAATTTTGTCACATCACCGGGTCACCACGTCTCCAAATCTAGAATAAGACGCCACCTCCATGCCAATAGGTTCCTTAGAATGGTTGCAAGAAAAAGCCTTTATTGAGAGCAACAAACAAATGTACATGCCTAGAGTTTGATAAACAGCTTtgccacttggattggaaccggtgctatggtcagatgacagaTCTCTGTGGGCATGCACACCAgtcagtggtgggtttggcgacaaaatAAGGATGCATGTGCAGAAAATAACcgcatacctactgtaaaatatggtggtggatcttgaCTAAAAGGTCAATGTTATGGTGCTATTTTGCTTCCAATGGTCCTGGGGcacttgttaaggtcaacagcatcattaaCTTTACCaaataccaggacattttagccaaaaacttgGTTGCCTCCCCTTGGAGGCTGAAACTTGGAGGCCGCAAGTGAaacttccagcaagacaatatccccaagcacacatcaaaatcgaGAAATTGTTAATTGACGACAAAATCAGTCTCccgacttgaaccccattgaaaaccttttgctcatctttatcaagggtgccaatcatttcggACCTGATAGGCGATTCCATAGAATGTGTATGATGTCAGCAGGTGAGATTTAATGCAATTATGGCTTTTAATTTTCAAATAAATTAAACTGTGCTTTATTTCACAGTGAAAGGAACACCAAAATGCAGCAGGAGTGGAAACGACAACAGGTTAgctatttctgtgtgtgtctgtctgcctgtctatgtatgtgtcacaccctggttCATGCCTACACATGATTTGTTCTACCTTATATTTTGTGTACCCTGCCCAAACTACCCTGTTGTGTATGTCCTAATGCCCGgctctggggtgtgtgtgtgtgtcagtatgaaGATGAGCAGAAGAAGGCGGAGCGGATGCGGATCGCAGCGCTGGCTCGGCAGAACGAGGCTCTGAGGCGCCAACAGGAGGACCTGAAACTGCAGCTTATAAAGACATCAGTGGGTCTAGATATGTCATATAGCAGCACCTAGTACAGAGGCGAGGAGGACTAGCTAGTTGAATAAAAACAGCCAATACAAAGTCTTCCTACTCAtgtccttcccttcctctgtcGTTTGTAGAGCTTCAGGACAGCTGTACAGATGTCTCCAGCTTCTGCTCCCCCCACAGTCAGAGTTAATGTGAAGGCACCACTGAGCACTAGGGCTACCACAGCATCACCACTCAGTGCTAGGCCCAGATCATCTCCTCTCAGGATCTCTCCCCTCACACAATCAGGTACGTCTACTGTGAACTGCGTATGTTATGTTGATGGGGATGTTTTTGATAATGTAGGTGTTGATATAAATGTATATCTCTCTTCATAGGGACCAGCCCTTCCTCCAACCACATGCCCATCATCTCTAGCGTTTGCTCTCTTTCAACCCCTCCAGCCCCTTCAACACCTTCAAGGTAGGGCCACTGTCTGAGTGGTAGTCTCTCTTCTCTTgtatgctctctctcgctctctgtctctctcgtagTGTTTGTACTACGTATCATTGCCACAAGGGACAGAGAATTTCTGTCAATAatcattgttatttgtttaatGGTGCATAATAAGCCCCCATATCCTCTGTAGAATGAAGAGAACATTGGCCATGACCTCTGAAAGGGACACCAAAAGACCCAGGGTGAACGGTTTCCACCAAAACACCTCTATGGGATCYGCATCAACGGCAGCAGAGACGAATGTGTCATCCCCATCAGTCATCATCCCTATTGACGATGACGATGATGAGATCACAGATGACGATGACATTGTTATCTTGGAGACCAACAGCACCCCTATTCCAAAGAAGGCAACCTTTGACATGGCCAAGGTAAAGTCAGAGAGTAGGGCTGTGGAAACACCTTCTGGCACTGGCAACATTAGGACCAATGGCATAGGAACAAGCTCCGTGGAGACGGGAACCGCAGCGACCAACCTCTCCCCTCTACCACCTTCCTCAGAGCAGATGAGCATCACCACCCAGACAGACATACGGGGCGAAGTGAAGGATGAAGAGGAGCAGCGAAAGAAAAAGGAAGAAGtagaaaaggagaaggagagaatagagaaCCGGACAAAAGTGAAGAACAAAGAAGAGGATGacaagaagagggagaaggaggaaagagaTAGGAAGAGAACAGAACCAGGCCCATCCTCTGCAGGCCCATCCTCTGCAGGCCTATCCTCTGCAGGCCTATCCTCTGCAGGCCCATCCTCTGCAGGTCCCTCCACACCAGGCCCCTCCACACCAGGCCCCTCCACACCAGGCCCCTCCACACCAGGCCCATCCTCTGCAGGCCCATCCTCTGCAGGCCCATCCTCTGCAGCCCCATCCACACCAGGACCATCCACACCAGGCCCATCCACACCAGGTCCATCCTCTGCAGGCCCATTTTCTGCTGGCCCATCTGTCCCAGACCCATCAGACCTTCCTCGGATTGACTTCCGTAACCTGTCAGAGGCCCAGGATCAGCAAGATCAGCTGCTGGAGCTAATGCAGGCTGCAGCCCATGAGAGGGACCAGTTCAAGGAGCAGGTCCACAAGCTGACCTGCCAGCTCCATGACCTGGAGGGCAGCATGCAGGAGCATTCCCGGGCCGCTGTGAAGAGAGAGCAATGCCACCTGGCCTGTCAGACTGGAGCAGGGGATGGAGAACGGGAGCAGGCAGAGGGGAGTAAGGTCAGTGACCAGCTGGCTGTACAGGTAGACACTCTGCTCCAGGACCTCAGCAACGCCAACTGTGAACGTGACATGCTACGCTCCCAGGTGAGTGGCCATTTTATCCCACCAACCTTTATAAGTATGCTGTTGATATTTTACCATACCATGAAAAAGGCTAGCTTGATGGAAACCTGATGTACCAGGTGTGTGGAGGATGATGAGGTGGTGATGGGGCAATGCATCATACTGTGTGTAAGTGAACATGAATCAGTTTGTCTATCTGATGTGATTTCTTATCTTCCTCAGCATAATCATCTGCCGTCCATTCCCTTTTGTGTCCCTGTCTACTCTCCCACCCCCAGGTGGAGGctatgaaagaggagaggggcaaCCTCTGGTCCCAGTGTGAGACGCTGCAGCTGGACGTGGTGGAGCTGAGGAGGGAGAAAcaagagtgggagaaagagaaagaggagagagagaaacaggagagagaagcagctcAGGCTGCAGCTgcccagacagagaggggagacgtAGCAGCCACTAGTGCTGCTAATGGCTCGACCTCGGAGGCACCCCAGACGTGAGGATAAGATTTTCACTTCTGTTTCCTTCAGTATTCCTGTATGGTCATCAACTCACCAGTgggttcagaaagtattcataccccttgacttaatccaccttttgttgtgttacagcctgaattcaaaatggatgaaattgaaaAATGTTCTCACCCACAGAATACCttataatgacagtgaaaacatgtttttagacatttttgcacaattattgaaaatgaaatatatgaAATATCTAGATTACATATTATTCACAcccaagtcaatacatgttagaaacatctttggcagtgattacagttgtgagtctttctgggtaagtttctaagagctttgcacacctggattgtacaatatttgtaaattattgttTTTTWAAAATCTTCAAGCTCTTaagttggttgctgatcattgctagacagcctttttaagtcttgccatagattttcaagcaactttaagtttattgtcctgcttaaaggttaatttgtctcccattgtctgttagaatgcagactgaaccagattttcctctaggattttgcctgtgcttagctctattctgttttgtCCTAAAATACTCTTTAGTTCTTGCCAaggacaagcatacccataacatgatgcagccaccaccatgcctggaaatatgaagtgtggtactcagtgatgtttgtgttggatttgccctaatCATAGCATTTTATATTCAGGACAGAAACTGCCTTATTTGcgaacaggattcatgttttggaatattttttattctgtacaggctttcttctcttcactttcttttcttctcttctgtaatgtagtggagtaacaatgttgttgatccatcctcagttttctcctatcacagccattaaactctgttttaatgtcaccattggcctcatggtgaaatccctgagcattttccttcctctccggcaactgagtgtattgatacaccatccaaagtgtaataacttcaccatgcttaattaaagggatattcaatgtcttctttaaaaaaataatatttatacccatctaccaataggttcccttctttgcgaggcattggaaaaactggtctttgtggttgaatctgtttgaaattcactgctcaactgagggaccttacatatgattatctgtggggtacagagatgaggtagtcatttaaaaaaaaacgtattacctgacttgttaagcacatttttactccagaACTTATATAGGCCTACCaaaacaaaggggatgaatacttattgacttaagacatttaaacttttcattttttattaatttgtaaaataataattccactttgacataatggggtattgtgtttaggcccgTGACagtcaatttaatccattttaaattcaggctgtaacacaacaaattgtggagaaagtcaaggggtgtgaatactttctgaaggcactgtacatgaacACCCTTTTtccctttgtctgtctctctctcagattgAGGGAGCTTCGGAGGAGCATTGGTCGTCTCCTTGTCACGTTTGTCCCGGCGTTGGACCTCGAACAAGTCAACTACGACTGTCCAGTCATCGACGAGATCCTCGATCAGGTTCTTACTGATGTGGAGACGTTGGGGCCTGCGTAAGGGCCTGGGGCGGGATATGGATGGAGGGGTTGTCCTCCATCTAACTCTGTGAGGAGAGGCAGACCTGGAGATGGTCACAGAGACTTCCTGCCTCTCCTTTTACCTCRGCGTTTTtacactttttaaatgtattttctatggATTTTTTACAAGTGAAAGAGGGAATGAACTGaaaagtatttatttgtattgctGTACAAACACTTTTATATTGTTCCATGACCATGGTGGTACTTAATGATGCAACAAACAGTAAGCTATTTTGCACTGAAACTTTGGGGTTACTGagttcaacctctccttctcaCAAACACTTACTACTCCAATGTGGATGGAGGCTCTAGAATCTTGTCAGTGTTCCGGGAAGATGTTTTTCTCTTCGATAACAGGTGACCACAGTGAACTTTCCTGGAATGATGTCAGGAACAGAGGAGTTTTCACTTGATGAGTTAAGGGACGTAGTCTCCGCCATGATCTGCTCTGTGGCTTGGTAGAAGGACCCCCTTCTCTCCCAAAACAGATCTAGCCATCAGTTCTACATCGTTCCCAGATCAAGACAGATTAAGTTCAGTATTCAATGTTGCATTCACTCTTATGTGCTCATGTTCATTTATATGCTAAGAAATAATGAAGACTTTTTCACCCAAATCTTGAgttaacatatatttttattttgtgttgtaTGTTTTATAACTAGGAGTACGATATCCATAACCTCTCCCCTCACTCTTGTCACACGTTTGTCTTATCAGAGTACTATCAATCCCTCTCTGTTCTTTTGAGCTGAGACTGATGTTTCTCTTGAAATAACAGGGTTTTTGCACTCCAGAGGATTTCAAACTTATTCCTACCTCTGGGACGCTAACAAAATTATTAAGTAAAAGTTAAGTTCCGTATGCGGGCGGAGATTGTAATGCAAGAGATGGGGGATGAGTCCAGAGAGgtgcagtgcattcagaccccttgactttttccacattttgttacgttacagccttattctaaaattgatcaaatagtttcccccccctcatcgatctacacacaataccccataatgacaaagcaaaaacagtttgacaattttgctaatttataaaaaataaaacctgaaatattacatttacataagtattcagaccctttgctcagtactttgttgaagcaccttaggctgcgattacagccttgagtcttcttaggttttttacgttacaagcttggcacctgtatttggggagtttctcccattcttctctgcagatcctctcaagctctgtcaagttggatgggcagcgttgctgcacagctattttcaggtctctccagagatgttcgatcgggttaaagtctgggctctggctgggccactcaaggacattgagacttgtcccaaagccactcctgcgttgtcttggctgtgtgcttagggtcgttgtcctgttagaaggtgaaccgtcgccccagtctgaggtactgagtgctctggatcaggttttcatcaaggatctctgtactttgctctgttcatctttcccttgatcctgtctagtctcccagtccctgccgctgaaaaacatccccacatcatgatgctgccaccaacatgcttcaccgtagggatggtgccatgtgtccttcagacgtgacgcttaccATTCAGGCccaggagttcaatcttggtttcatcagaccagagaatcttgtttctcatggactttaggtgccttttggcaaactccaagcgggctgtcatgtgtcttttactgaggagtggcttccatctggccactctaccataaaggcctgattggtgaagtgctgcagagatggttgtccttctggaaggttctcccatctcaacagagtaactctagagctctgtcagtgatcatcgtgttcttggtcacctccctgaccaaggSccttctcccccaattgctcagtttggccgggcggccagcttgtGGAAGAGTCGTGGTGGATCctaacttcttccaattaagaatggaggaggccactgtgttcttggggcccttaaatgctgcagaaatgttttggtacccttccccagatttgtgcctcgacacaatcaattctcgtagctctacggataattcccttgacctcatggcttggttttttctctgacaggcactgtcaactgtgggaccttatagacaggtgtgtgcctttccaaatcatgtccaatcaaattaatttaccccaggtggactcccaagttgttgaaacatcaaggatgatcaatggaaaccggatgcccctgagctcaatttcaagtctcattgcgaaagtgtctgaatacttacgtaaataaggtgttttttatttttaataaatgagcaaaaatgtctgaaMctgtttttgctttgtcgatattgggtattgtgtgtagattgctgaggaaaaatatttatttaatccatcttagaataaggctgtaatgtaattttTTKGGGGGRaaagtcaagtggtctgaatactttctgaaagcactgtatttcAAAGCAGGATCAAATTGTTAGCCAGCACAAACTACTCCAAACTTTCTAGTTCATGAAGAAAGATTGACTCATTGAGGTCATGCAACTGACTCAATATCTTCAATGATCCATATTTAACTGAACCTTTTATTAATAAACTGGAAAATCAGCAGCTATATGTGGAATGTTTATCAAAGTTAACTGGTTAATTTATTCATCCTGGTTAATTTATTGATTTGTGATTCATCCCTCAATTGGGATTAGAGAGTGGGAATGTGCTTTGTTTTCTCGACACGAGGGAATTTTGGTTGTCCTTTTAGCAATGCAACTGTCCCGGATGtattatttctttaaaaaatatatttatttttttcactgttctAACGAAGCGTTGACTTTTTTTTCAATGTATAGCCTCTACAAAAGATACATTAATGCTGTAATACATTACCAACATTGCTTCTAAAAGTATGCAATGAAAAAACAGACCTAGAAATCCCAATAACATTTACTGACTAACGAATCCTCTGTCACTTTCACAATTCCATACATGATCAGCAATAATTTACTAGGTTGGGAAGGCATCAAAACTGAAACATTAAAGTCATTCGGTGTCATTAGAAGAGCACCTAGCTTCAAAACGAAAGTATATTTGCTGAATGGTTGGGCAATATAACAAACTTACAATTTACCTGAAATTACATTACATCAAACACTTACAAGGGCTTGCATGTCATCTGTTATTCTGCTATACTGATATGTCTGGAATGCAGATTTACAGATTTTAAATTACCCAGACTCAATTGGGtgccacagtatgagtcataccCGGAAATGGTTCTAATWGTTTTTtcaccatacatttttccatctGCAATTTTAGACCTACTGTATAAGGTctatgttttgtgtaggcttaccttggcgtgacgttttgataactgcgCAAATCTCTCTGGGACAAGTTAACTGGAATCAATAATTAGCATTTTGAATTTAAGAGTAAACTGAGGCAAATATAATGATAAAactcaccttgtcctagagaatTACACagctatcaaaacgtcatgccaatATAAGCCTACAACATATACACAATTAACTTGAATTTTTTATAAAATTCACAATGTGAAAAATGAACGGCGGAAAAAAACGCGTCCGCTTTGGCGGACTATAGCAATGGCttatttttgtaggcactaaccaCGGTGGTTCTTTGAACGAACCctatggaaaaatgtatggagttttTGGATAAACGCTGAAATTAAGGTCTGGTAAGCACAGGcgtaggagatcttatacgttttgtccTATGATATAATCATAAGCTAATATCACTTTTTAAGCATTTGTGTAATTTACATTGCATAAAGGTTTCAtatttcataaaggtcatgttatctcatagaacaaaacataagaTCTCATgagcctgtgttaacctctgaccttattttcggcgtgTATTCCAAAATCCTTATTCGACATTCATTTTGCCTATAGGAATGGCTGAAAGAACCAGAGCTAAATCGTTTCCTGTTTTTAGGACTACACGCTGGCAAGCTCCTGACACCAAGTCACAAACCTCGCCCATTTCcttttaaacctaaccctgaaTTTAAATTAAGAGcaaaaagcatttttttgtgtgtgccaattttgactttttggctgtggctgtggctaTATAGAAGCTTGTGGAAACCCCTGGACTACTTTGGTATTACCCGCCCCTCCCTTCTCAGCCTATCACTGCTGACTTCTCTACCGGAAGTTTTTTCCGAACTCTACGCGGGAAACCAATGTTTTGTCTCTGCTGTCCGCTTGTAGACTGGACTCCGCGCGGGACGACGCAACAGAAAAGTTAAACAGTGGAAAGAAACTGGTAGGCAGAGATGCATGCATATTTATGGATTTGTTCTGGATGTATATTTGATTAATCCAATATTTAATATAACATAATTGTTAATGTGTCTTCGCAAGTTGTTTTACTTCAACACACAGAGCAATCGAATTAAACTAGCTTAGCCATGGCTGAACTAACGAACAAGTTGGCTTTACTAAGCAAACCAGTAGCTACCAAGCTAActcttttaaaaaatgaatgtaaCTTTAAGAGCACTTGGAAGTGGTTAATGGCCCAACTTTCTCCACTGCCTTCTCAGTATGTATTGCAAGTGACTATCGGTGTCAACAACAGCTGCTGTTTGCTTAGTTGCTGTagtgagctaactagctagtaatgTTATCTCTAGTCTAGCTGACATCTCCTTttcagttagctaacgttaacgttactcTCTTTGCCTGTATTTAGTAGGAAGATGAAGGTGATAACATGTGAGATTGCGTGGCACAACAAAGAACCTGTCTACAGTCTGGACTTCCAGCACAACTCAGAGGGCCGCATACACAGGCTGGCCACAGCAGGAGTGGACACCACTGTCAGGGTGAGCAACAGTTAGCTACTAACGTTATCTGTTTAAAACAACCCCTCCATTGTTGTTTAGTCATTCATTCTCTGTGGTTGTTTCAAGTGTCCCACCTGGAATTGAGACCAGTCTCTATCGTTCTCTCGCTCTCATATGCACACACCGTGAACACTTTGTATGTATTAGCAGattgtctaacacacacacacacggcgtgGTAAGGAAActgtaataatgtattgtatgGTGATATACTATTAAGAGACAATGACCTAATGAGTGCAGTGGGTCTGTGTGATGTTATAACgtgtgatgtcacttcctgtggtTAGTTGTGGCGTGTGGAGATGGGGCCTGATGGGAAAGCAGTGGTGGACTTCCTGTCCAACCTAGCACGGCACACCAAGGCTGT
Protein-coding regions in this window:
- the LOC111979083 gene encoding MORC family CW-type zinc finger protein 3 — protein: MASQVQRGVPLSALCPKFLHTNSTSHTWPFSAIAELIDNAYDPDVNAKQFWIDKTQFKGQDCLIFMDNGNGLDYEKMHKMLSFGYSDKTVINGQHPIGLYGNGFKSGSMRLGRDAIVFSKSLDGDTMHVGMLSQSYLAQIKAEQIIVPIVSFQRVAHNQFRVNEKHKASLQDILYYSLFKTENELLTELKAINSTCSMGSSGTRIIIWSLRRTLTGQTEFDFTTSSYDIRIPLDVLESTSEQYRRSELLTKPESYYSLRAYCSILYLKPRMQIVIRGQKVKTELISKSLAYIAKDYYKPNFVNRRIPITFGYNTKSKDQYGIMMYHKNRLIKPYERVGVQLKANIQGLGVIGVIECNFLEPTHNKQDFDNTDKYRKTINNLGVKLEDYWKEIRFKRDKEDPNSTVPVEDTMKRPDQNWVQCDTCLRWRKLPDGIDCRLLPEKWFCHMNPDPQFRSCMVEEEPEDSDDDQPSYQKTYKQHERNTKMQQEWKRQQYEDEQKKAERMRIAALARQNEALRRQQEDLKLQLIKTSSFRTAVQMSPASAPPTVRVNVKAPLSTRATTASPLSARPRSSPLRISPLTQSGTSPSSNHMPIISSVCSLSTPPAPSTPSRMKRTLAMTSERDTKRPRVNGFHQNTSMGSASTAAETNVSSPSVIIPIDDDDDEITDDDDIVILETNSTPIPKKATFDMAKVKSESRAVETPSGTGNIRTNGIGTSSVETGTAATNLSPLPPSSEQMSITTQTDIRGEVKDEEEQRKKKEEVEKEKERIENRTKVKNKEEDDKKREKEERDRKRTEPGPSSAGPSSAGLSSAGLSSAGPSSAGPSTPGPSTPGPSTPGPSTPGPSSAGPSSAGPSSAAPSTPGPSTPGPSTPGPSSAGPFSAGPSVPDPSDLPRIDFRNLSEAQDQQDQLLELMQAAAHERDQFKEQVHKLTCQLHDLEGSMQEHSRAAVKREQCHLACQTGAGDGEREQAEGSKVSDQLAVQVDTLLQDLSNANCERDMLRSQVEAMKEERGNLWSQCETLQLDVVELRREKQEWEKEKEEREKQEREAAQAAAAQTERGDVAATSAANGSTSEAPQTLRELRRSIGRLLVTFVPALDLEQVNYDCPVIDEILDQVLTDVETLGPA